In a genomic window of Brucella anthropi ATCC 49188:
- a CDS encoding substrate-binding domain-containing protein produces the protein MRGNLMKLAFAALTAGALAFGSAASAQDKKVTIGVSIPAADHGWTAGVVYHAERVAKLLMAEHPGLNVIVKTSPDAASQANALQDLAVQGLDGLVVLPTDPDPLVNAIKEIKDKGTFVALVDRAPSSNDNSIRDLYVAGNNPALGQVAGEYIKKTTPDAQVVVIRGLPIPIDQQRQDGFDKGIEGSNVKVLDRQYGNWNRDDAFRVMQDFLTKYPKIDVVWAQDDDMLVGVLEAIKQANRSDIQYVVGGAGSKDMIKKVMDGDKLVPVDVLYPPAMVSTAMELAAGHFYDQIPVSGSYILDATLVTKDNAKDFYFPDSPF, from the coding sequence ATGCGAGGGAATTTGATGAAGCTTGCTTTCGCCGCCTTGACGGCGGGTGCGCTTGCCTTTGGCAGCGCAGCAAGCGCACAGGACAAGAAAGTGACGATCGGCGTTTCGATCCCGGCGGCCGATCATGGCTGGACGGCAGGCGTCGTCTATCATGCCGAACGCGTGGCGAAGCTTCTGATGGCTGAGCATCCGGGCCTCAACGTCATCGTCAAGACGTCGCCCGATGCGGCATCGCAGGCCAATGCGTTGCAGGATCTGGCCGTTCAGGGCCTCGACGGGCTGGTTGTTCTGCCGACCGATCCCGATCCGCTCGTCAACGCCATCAAGGAAATCAAGGACAAGGGAACCTTTGTCGCTCTGGTCGACCGCGCACCAAGCAGCAACGACAATTCCATCCGCGATCTCTACGTGGCCGGTAACAACCCGGCGCTTGGACAGGTGGCCGGTGAATATATCAAGAAGACCACGCCCGATGCCCAGGTCGTCGTCATTCGCGGCCTGCCGATCCCGATCGATCAGCAGCGTCAGGACGGTTTCGACAAGGGCATTGAAGGCTCTAACGTGAAGGTTCTGGATCGCCAGTATGGTAACTGGAACCGCGACGATGCTTTCCGTGTCATGCAGGACTTCCTGACCAAATATCCGAAGATTGATGTGGTCTGGGCACAGGATGACGACATGCTTGTCGGCGTTCTCGAAGCCATCAAGCAGGCCAACCGCAGCGACATCCAGTATGTTGTGGGCGGTGCAGGCTCCAAGGATATGATCAAGAAGGTGATGGATGGCGACAAGCTTGTGCCGGTTGATGTGCTCTATCCGCCAGCAATGGTTTCAACTGCCATGGAACTCGCCGCCGGTCATTTCTATGACCAGATTCCTGTGAGCGGCAGCTACATCCTCGATGCAACGCTCGTCACCAAGGACAATGCGAAGGATTTCTATTTCCCGGATTCGCCGTTCTAA
- a CDS encoding sugar phosphate isomerase/epimerase family protein: MKTIKGPGIFLGQFAGDEAPFNTWDGITKWAAEKGYAGVQVPTWASQLIDLRQASESKDYCDEFAGVARQNGVEVTELSTHLQGQLVAVHPAYDEAFDGFAVPEVRGNPKARQAWAVEQVKMAIRASRNLGIGAHATFSGALAWPFVYPWPQRPAGLVETAFGELARRWKPILDHADEHGVDICYEIHPGEDLHDGVTFEMFLEQVKNHPRANMLYDPSHYVLQCLDYLDNIDIYKDRIKMFHVKDAEFNPTGRQGVYGGYQGWVNRAGRFRSLGDGQVDFGAVFSKMAANDFDGWAVVEWECALKHPEDGAREGAEFVKAHIIRVTDKAFDDFASGGTDDAANRRMLGL, from the coding sequence ATGAAGACAATCAAAGGCCCCGGGATTTTTCTTGGGCAGTTTGCAGGCGATGAAGCGCCGTTCAACACATGGGATGGCATCACCAAATGGGCTGCCGAAAAAGGCTATGCCGGGGTGCAGGTTCCCACATGGGCGAGCCAGCTGATCGATCTGAGGCAAGCTTCTGAATCGAAGGATTATTGCGACGAATTCGCCGGGGTGGCTCGCCAGAACGGTGTCGAAGTCACGGAGCTTTCGACCCACTTGCAGGGCCAGCTCGTTGCTGTGCATCCCGCCTATGATGAAGCTTTCGACGGTTTCGCAGTACCGGAAGTACGCGGCAATCCCAAGGCGCGTCAGGCTTGGGCGGTCGAGCAGGTAAAGATGGCGATCCGCGCCTCGCGCAATCTCGGCATCGGCGCGCATGCAACCTTCTCCGGCGCGCTGGCCTGGCCGTTTGTCTACCCGTGGCCGCAGCGTCCTGCTGGTCTGGTGGAAACAGCATTTGGGGAACTCGCCCGACGCTGGAAGCCGATCCTCGATCACGCTGACGAACACGGCGTCGATATATGCTATGAAATCCATCCCGGCGAAGACCTGCACGATGGTGTGACCTTCGAGATGTTTCTGGAGCAGGTCAAAAATCACCCGCGGGCCAACATGCTTTACGACCCGTCGCATTATGTCCTGCAGTGCCTCGATTATCTCGACAATATCGACATCTACAAGGACCGCATCAAGATGTTCCACGTCAAGGATGCGGAATTCAATCCGACCGGGCGGCAGGGTGTCTATGGCGGCTATCAGGGCTGGGTCAACCGTGCAGGCCGCTTCCGCTCGCTCGGTGACGGGCAGGTGGATTTTGGCGCGGTATTCTCCAAGATGGCCGCAAATGACTTTGACGGTTGGGCCGTTGTCGAATGGGAATGCGCGCTGAAGCATCCTGAAGATGGAGCGCGTGAAGGCGCGGAGTTTGTCAAGGCGCACATCATCCGCGTCACCGACAAGGCATTTGACGATTTCGCATCCGGCGGCACCGATGACGCCGCCAATCGCCGTATGCTTGGATTATGA
- a CDS encoding Gfo/Idh/MocA family protein yields MTIEAKTTETAAPRIRLGMVGGGAGAFIGGVHRMAARLDNRFELVAGALSSSAEKAQASGRELGLAEDRIYSSYKDMAIREARLKNGIEAVSIVTPNHVHYEAAKEFLRRGIHVICDKPLTSTLADAKKLKKVADESGALFVLTHNYTGYPMVRQAREMIANGDLGDLRVVQVEYAQDWLTEAVEATGAKGAVWRTDPAQSGLGGATGDIGTHAFNLASFVTGLALDSLAADLDSFVEGRRLDDNAHVMLRFAGGAKGMLWCSQVAPGNENALRLRVYGTKGGIEWAQEDPNYLWFTPFGEQKRLITRGGAGTGSASARVTRVPAGHPEGYLEAFATIYSEAANAIEAHRNGKKPDSAVIYPTVDDGLKGVAFIDACVRSSQKNGGWVKL; encoded by the coding sequence ATGACCATCGAAGCTAAAACTACGGAAACTGCTGCTCCCCGTATCCGCCTCGGCATGGTGGGCGGTGGGGCTGGCGCGTTTATCGGCGGCGTGCACCGCATGGCGGCGCGGCTCGACAACCGGTTCGAACTGGTGGCAGGCGCTTTGTCGTCATCAGCGGAAAAGGCGCAGGCCTCGGGGCGCGAACTGGGGCTGGCCGAAGACCGCATCTATTCCAGCTACAAGGACATGGCTATTCGTGAGGCTCGGCTGAAAAACGGCATTGAAGCCGTTTCCATCGTAACGCCGAACCACGTTCACTATGAAGCTGCCAAGGAGTTTCTGCGGCGCGGCATTCACGTCATCTGCGACAAGCCGCTGACCTCGACGCTTGCCGATGCGAAGAAGTTGAAAAAGGTCGCCGATGAAAGCGGTGCCTTGTTTGTTCTGACGCATAATTACACGGGCTATCCGATGGTGCGGCAGGCGCGCGAGATGATCGCCAATGGCGATCTTGGCGATCTTCGTGTCGTACAGGTGGAATATGCGCAGGACTGGCTGACCGAAGCGGTTGAGGCAACCGGTGCCAAGGGCGCTGTCTGGCGCACCGATCCGGCGCAATCGGGACTAGGCGGCGCGACCGGCGATATTGGCACGCACGCCTTCAATCTCGCCTCCTTCGTGACCGGCCTGGCGCTCGACAGCCTTGCGGCTGATCTCGACAGTTTTGTCGAGGGACGTCGCCTGGACGACAATGCGCATGTGATGCTCCGTTTTGCGGGCGGTGCCAAGGGCATGCTCTGGTGCAGCCAGGTTGCGCCCGGCAATGAAAATGCGCTGCGCCTGCGCGTCTATGGCACAAAGGGCGGCATTGAATGGGCGCAGGAGGACCCGAACTATCTCTGGTTCACGCCTTTTGGCGAGCAAAAGCGGCTCATCACGCGGGGCGGTGCCGGTACTGGCTCTGCGAGCGCACGCGTGACCCGCGTGCCGGCTGGGCATCCTGAAGGTTATCTGGAAGCTTTTGCTACGATCTATTCGGAAGCGGCCAATGCCATCGAAGCTCATCGCAACGGCAAAAAGCCGGATAGCGCCGTGATTTATCCAACCGTCGATGACGGATTGAAGGGCGTTGCTTTCATCGATGCCTGCGTGCGCTCGTCACAGAAAAACGGCGGCTGGGTCAAGCTTTAG
- the xylA gene encoding xylose isomerase — protein MSTGFFGDIQKVKYEGPDSDSPLAFRHYNPDEIVLGKRMEDHLRFAVAYWHSFAWEGGDPFGGRTFDRPWYSNELDAAKLKADVAFEFFSLLGAPYYCFHDADVRPEGRNFAENTRYLNEIVDIFEKKQAETGVKLLWGTANLFSNRRYMGGAATNPDPDVFAFAAATVKSCIDATKRLGGENYVLWGGREGYETLLNTDLGRELDQMGRFLNLVVEYKHKIGFKGTILIEPKPQEPTKHQYDYDVATVYGFLKRYGLESEVKVNIEQGHAILAGHSFEHELALARALGIFGSIDMNRNDYQSGWDTDQFPNNVPEMALAYYQVLLAGGFTTGGTNFDAKLRRQSLDPQDLLIGHIGGMDCCARGLKAAAAMLEDGALSKPLDERYAGWNGDFGKKLLTGLSLDQITAEVETKDINPQPKSGRQEYLENVVNRYV, from the coding sequence ATGAGCACCGGATTTTTCGGCGACATTCAAAAGGTTAAATATGAGGGGCCGGACAGTGATAGCCCGCTGGCATTTCGCCACTATAATCCGGATGAAATCGTGCTGGGCAAGCGCATGGAAGACCATCTGCGCTTTGCAGTCGCCTACTGGCACAGCTTTGCCTGGGAGGGTGGCGACCCGTTCGGCGGACGCACCTTCGACCGTCCCTGGTATTCCAACGAGCTGGATGCGGCAAAGCTCAAAGCTGACGTGGCTTTCGAGTTCTTCTCCCTGCTTGGCGCGCCCTATTATTGCTTCCACGATGCCGATGTGCGGCCCGAAGGACGCAACTTTGCGGAAAACACACGATATCTCAACGAAATCGTCGATATTTTCGAGAAGAAGCAGGCCGAAACCGGCGTAAAGCTGCTCTGGGGCACAGCCAATCTCTTTTCCAACCGCCGCTATATGGGCGGGGCCGCAACCAATCCCGATCCAGATGTGTTCGCCTTTGCCGCAGCGACCGTAAAAAGCTGCATCGACGCAACGAAACGGCTCGGTGGTGAGAACTACGTGCTCTGGGGTGGTCGCGAAGGCTATGAAACGCTGCTCAACACCGATCTTGGACGCGAACTTGACCAGATGGGACGGTTCCTCAATCTGGTGGTCGAATACAAGCATAAGATCGGTTTCAAGGGCACGATCCTGATCGAACCGAAGCCGCAGGAGCCGACCAAGCATCAATATGATTACGACGTCGCGACGGTTTATGGCTTCCTGAAGCGTTACGGCCTCGAAAGCGAAGTGAAGGTCAATATTGAGCAGGGCCACGCCATTCTCGCCGGTCATTCGTTCGAGCATGAACTGGCGCTTGCCCGTGCACTTGGCATTTTCGGTTCCATCGACATGAACCGCAATGACTATCAGTCAGGCTGGGATACGGACCAGTTCCCGAACAATGTGCCGGAAATGGCGCTCGCCTATTATCAGGTCCTGCTGGCAGGCGGCTTCACCACCGGCGGCACGAATTTCGACGCCAAGCTGCGCCGTCAGTCGCTCGATCCGCAAGACCTGCTGATCGGCCATATCGGTGGCATGGACTGCTGTGCACGCGGGCTGAAAGCAGCCGCCGCAATGCTTGAAGACGGCGCCTTGTCCAAGCCGCTCGATGAGCGTTATGCAGGCTGGAACGGCGATTTCGGCAAGAAGCTTTTGACTGGCCTCTCGCTGGACCAGATCACAGCTGAAGTCGAAACGAAGGACATCAATCCGCAGCCGAAATCCGGCCGCCAAGAGTATCTCGAAAACGTCGTCAATCGCTACGTTTGA
- the xylB gene encoding xylulokinase has translation MYLGLDLGTSGVKALLIDDAQTVIGSAHGELDVSRPHPGWSEQDPAQWIKACRTAIDGLRAAHPKEFSAIAGIGLSGQMHGATLLDEQDQVLHPCILWNDTRSYREAAKLDADPAFRAITGNIVFPGFTAPKLVWVANNEPDIFARIRKVLLPKDYLRLWLTGEYVSDMSDSAGTSWLDTGARHWSRELLDKTNLDESQMPRLAEGTDATGRLRAGLAAEWGIAGQPVVAGGAGDNAASACGMGTVKPGHAFVSLGTSGVLFAANGAYQPKPESAVHAFCHALPGTWHQMGVILSAASALDWYARLVGKTAHELDKALGDTLNAPGSATFLPYLSGERTPYNDAKIRGVFSGLEHESDQRALTQAVLEGVAFAIRDNLAALQSAGTDIKSLTAVGGGSRSTYWLKAIATALNVPIALPEEGDFGGAYGAARLGLIAATGVDPFAVCTPPRTERTIEPEAALLPAYEEAYQRYHALYPALHALAGS, from the coding sequence ATGTATCTCGGGCTCGATCTAGGAACATCCGGTGTCAAGGCGCTGTTGATCGACGACGCGCAGACGGTGATCGGTTCGGCCCATGGCGAACTGGACGTGTCCCGCCCCCATCCGGGCTGGAGCGAACAGGACCCGGCACAGTGGATCAAGGCCTGCCGCACTGCAATTGATGGCCTACGCGCGGCCCATCCGAAAGAGTTTTCAGCGATTGCCGGTATCGGCCTTTCCGGCCAGATGCATGGCGCTACCCTGCTGGACGAACAGGATCAGGTATTGCACCCCTGCATCCTCTGGAACGATACGCGCAGCTATCGCGAAGCGGCCAAACTCGATGCCGATCCGGCGTTTCGCGCCATCACCGGCAATATTGTCTTTCCCGGTTTTACCGCACCGAAGCTGGTCTGGGTTGCCAATAACGAACCGGATATTTTTGCGCGCATCCGCAAGGTGCTGCTGCCGAAGGACTACCTTCGCCTCTGGCTGACCGGGGAATATGTCTCCGACATGTCGGATTCGGCAGGCACGAGCTGGCTGGATACCGGTGCACGCCATTGGTCGCGCGAGCTTCTGGACAAGACCAACCTCGATGAGAGCCAGATGCCGCGCCTTGCCGAAGGCACGGACGCAACCGGACGGCTGCGGGCCGGACTTGCCGCCGAATGGGGCATTGCCGGTCAGCCGGTCGTGGCGGGCGGTGCTGGCGACAATGCCGCCTCGGCCTGCGGCATGGGCACAGTTAAGCCGGGCCATGCCTTCGTTTCGCTCGGCACATCAGGCGTGCTCTTTGCCGCAAATGGTGCCTATCAGCCGAAGCCTGAAAGTGCGGTTCATGCCTTCTGTCATGCCTTGCCCGGCACATGGCACCAGATGGGTGTCATCCTGTCCGCAGCAAGCGCGCTTGACTGGTATGCACGGCTTGTCGGCAAAACGGCACATGAACTCGATAAGGCACTCGGCGACACGCTGAATGCACCGGGCAGCGCGACATTCCTGCCCTATCTCTCGGGCGAACGCACCCCGTATAACGATGCGAAGATACGCGGCGTATTTTCAGGCCTTGAGCATGAATCCGATCAGCGCGCATTAACGCAAGCCGTTCTGGAAGGCGTCGCCTTCGCTATCCGTGACAATCTCGCCGCGCTGCAATCGGCTGGCACCGATATCAAGTCGCTGACCGCCGTCGGCGGTGGCTCGCGCTCCACCTATTGGCTGAAGGCAATCGCGACCGCGTTGAATGTACCGATTGCCTTGCCGGAAGAAGGCGACTTCGGCGGCGCTTATGGTGCCGCACGACTGGGCCTCATTGCGGCAACCGGCGTCGATCCATTTGCCGTCTGCACGCCACCGCGTACGGAGCGCACGATAGAGCCGGAAGCCGCCCTGCTCCCTGCCTATGAGGAAGCCTATCAGCGCTATCACGCCCTTTATCCGGCACTGCACGCCCTCGCCGGTTCGTGA
- a CDS encoding LacI family DNA-binding transcriptional regulator, translating to MKPTVHDIARTAGVSLATVDRVLNERPGVRAKTRDRVMEAMNTLGYVRDVGAANLARGRLYQFDFILPDNENTFMLSLRAELQSATERALAERVLVNVVLVPAFDEAALVAALDECASRKPDGVAFVAVDTDPVREACARLGEQGIHAVTLVSDLGHSTRTHYVGVDNGAAGRTAARLLGLFANGTEGALAVVAGSLKVRDHQERFDGFTAAMKADFPGREILPVLEGFDEGSRVEQLVGKLLDERSDIAGIYSLGAGNSGLVKALAEHTSNRPLVIAHERDSVTSKALTDGIIHAVLAQDAGHEIRSAIRVLKASADRLAIVPGQEHIRIEIFLKDNLPHFD from the coding sequence ATGAAACCTACAGTCCATGATATAGCCAGAACAGCGGGCGTCAGCCTTGCCACGGTAGACCGTGTGCTGAACGAACGTCCGGGCGTGAGAGCGAAGACGCGCGACCGGGTTATGGAAGCGATGAACACGCTCGGCTATGTGCGCGATGTGGGTGCTGCCAACCTCGCGCGCGGACGGCTTTATCAGTTCGATTTTATTTTGCCGGACAATGAAAATACCTTCATGCTGAGCCTGCGCGCGGAACTGCAATCCGCGACAGAACGGGCTTTGGCTGAGCGTGTGCTGGTCAATGTCGTACTCGTTCCGGCCTTCGATGAAGCAGCACTTGTCGCAGCACTGGACGAATGTGCCTCACGCAAGCCCGACGGCGTTGCATTCGTGGCAGTCGACACCGATCCCGTGCGCGAAGCCTGCGCCCGATTGGGTGAGCAAGGCATTCACGCCGTCACGCTCGTATCCGACCTTGGGCATTCCACACGAACGCATTATGTCGGCGTCGATAACGGCGCAGCCGGACGCACGGCAGCGCGGCTTCTGGGGCTCTTTGCCAACGGAACGGAGGGGGCTCTTGCGGTGGTCGCCGGTTCGTTGAAAGTCCGCGATCATCAGGAACGTTTCGACGGTTTTACGGCAGCCATGAAAGCAGACTTTCCGGGCCGCGAGATATTGCCCGTTCTGGAAGGCTTCGATGAAGGATCGCGTGTGGAACAGCTTGTCGGCAAGCTGCTTGACGAGCGCAGCGACATTGCCGGGATTTATAGCCTCGGCGCTGGCAACAGCGGTCTTGTGAAGGCGTTGGCTGAGCATACATCCAATCGACCGCTCGTCATCGCGCATGAACGCGACAGCGTGACCTCAAAAGCGCTGACAGATGGCATTATCCATGCGGTGCTGGCGCAGGATGCGGGCCATGAAATCCGCAGCGCCATCCGGGTTCTCAAAGCATCTGCGGATCGTCTGGCGATCGTTCCGGGACAGGAACACATCCGCATCGAAATTTTCCTTAAAGACAACCTGCCGCATTTCGACTGA
- the xylF gene encoding D-xylose ABC transporter substrate-binding protein, with translation MKRRNFLTGALVAAALGIGAMASTPVYASPENPVIGFSIDDLRVERWARDRDYFIEAAEKLGAKVNVQSADGNEEKQVKQVENLIAQGVDAIVIVPMNSKVFDAVVADAKASGIKVLSYDRLILNADIDAYISFDNERVGFMQAEAVLKAKPEGNYYLLGGSPTDNNAKLLRAGQEKALKEAIDSGKVKVIGSQWVKEWSPTEALSIMENALTAAQNKIDAVVASNDGTAGGAIQALAAQGLAGKTAVSGQDSDLAAVKRLIDGTQTVTVYKPLKLIASEAAKLTVQMVKGETPEFNSKLDNGGKQVDTLLLTPTAVTKDNIDIYVQDGFYTKEQIEGK, from the coding sequence ATGAAACGTCGTAATTTTCTGACCGGCGCGCTGGTTGCCGCGGCTTTGGGCATTGGCGCCATGGCGTCCACGCCGGTCTATGCTTCGCCGGAAAACCCGGTCATTGGCTTTTCCATCGACGACCTTCGCGTCGAGCGCTGGGCGCGTGATCGCGACTATTTCATTGAAGCGGCAGAAAAGCTGGGCGCCAAGGTCAATGTACAGTCGGCTGACGGCAACGAGGAAAAGCAGGTCAAGCAGGTTGAAAACCTGATTGCGCAGGGTGTTGACGCCATCGTCATCGTGCCGATGAACTCCAAGGTTTTCGATGCGGTTGTGGCTGATGCCAAGGCATCCGGCATCAAGGTTCTGTCCTATGACCGTCTGATCCTCAATGCGGATATCGATGCCTATATCTCGTTCGACAATGAGCGCGTCGGCTTCATGCAGGCTGAAGCCGTTCTGAAGGCCAAGCCGGAAGGCAATTATTATCTCCTTGGCGGCTCGCCGACGGATAACAACGCCAAGCTTCTCCGTGCCGGACAGGAAAAGGCTCTGAAAGAAGCTATCGATTCAGGCAAGGTGAAGGTCATCGGCTCGCAGTGGGTGAAGGAGTGGAGCCCGACGGAAGCGCTCTCCATCATGGAAAATGCTCTGACGGCTGCACAGAACAAGATTGATGCGGTTGTTGCTTCAAACGACGGCACCGCCGGTGGCGCCATTCAGGCTCTTGCCGCGCAGGGACTGGCTGGAAAGACTGCTGTTTCCGGTCAGGATAGCGACCTTGCCGCCGTCAAGCGTCTGATTGACGGTACGCAGACCGTGACGGTCTACAAGCCGCTGAAACTCATTGCTTCGGAAGCTGCCAAGCTGACCGTCCAGATGGTCAAGGGTGAAACGCCTGAGTTCAATTCCAAGCTCGACAATGGCGGCAAGCAGGTCGACACGCTTCTGCTGACGCCGACTGCCGTGACCAAGGACAATATCGACATCTACGTTCAGGACGGCTTCTACACCAAGGAGCAGATTGAAGGGAAGTAA
- a CDS encoding xylose ABC transporter ATP-binding protein has protein sequence MSEYLLEMRNIGKDFNGVKALDGIYLKVRAGECVGLCGENGAGKSTLMKVLSGVYPHGTWSGEIFWEGQELKATGIRDTEAAGIVIIHQELMMVPHLSVAENIFLGSEPTSGGFIDYDQMNARATELLARLKIHDINVALPVYHYPGGKQQLIEIAKAINKNAKLLILDEPTSALTASETRVLLDLIKDFKAQGMACVYISHKLDEVAEISDTVTVIRDGTHIATKPMAELTTPAIITMMVGREMKNLFPREPHDIGEVVFEARKINCWDVTNPDRKVVDNVSFALRRGEILGIAGLVGAGRTELVSSLFGVWPGAHDGQVFLEGKELKIRTPRDAVRQGICMVPEDRKKDGILPIMPVGYNMTVSVLDRFSLRGLLDKEAELATIQREILRLKVKTADPMLEIASLSGGNQQKAVLSKMMLPDPKVLILDEPTRGVDVGAKYEIYKLIFALAKQGVAVLMVSSEMPEVLGISDRVLVIGEGRLRGDFPNENLTQEKVLAAAIGKPMTNAA, from the coding sequence ATGTCCGAATATCTTCTAGAGATGCGCAATATCGGTAAGGACTTCAACGGCGTGAAAGCGCTTGACGGTATTTACCTGAAAGTGCGCGCGGGCGAGTGTGTCGGCCTTTGCGGTGAGAACGGCGCAGGCAAATCCACGCTGATGAAAGTGCTTTCCGGCGTTTATCCCCATGGCACCTGGAGCGGGGAAATTTTCTGGGAAGGCCAGGAACTGAAGGCGACGGGCATCCGCGATACGGAAGCCGCGGGTATCGTCATCATCCATCAGGAACTCATGATGGTGCCGCATCTCTCGGTTGCGGAAAACATCTTTCTGGGATCGGAGCCGACAAGCGGAGGCTTCATCGATTATGACCAGATGAATGCGCGCGCGACGGAACTTCTGGCGCGCCTCAAGATCCATGACATCAATGTCGCGCTTCCGGTCTATCATTATCCGGGTGGCAAGCAGCAGTTGATCGAGATCGCAAAGGCGATCAACAAGAATGCGAAGCTGCTCATTCTGGATGAGCCGACATCGGCGCTGACGGCATCCGAAACACGCGTCCTTCTCGATCTCATCAAGGACTTCAAGGCGCAAGGCATGGCCTGTGTCTACATCTCCCACAAGCTGGATGAAGTGGCCGAAATTTCCGACACGGTGACGGTCATTCGCGACGGAACGCATATCGCGACGAAGCCGATGGCGGAACTCACCACGCCAGCCATCATCACCATGATGGTGGGGCGCGAGATGAAAAACCTGTTTCCGCGCGAGCCGCACGATATTGGCGAGGTTGTTTTCGAGGCACGCAAAATCAACTGCTGGGATGTGACCAATCCGGATCGCAAGGTGGTCGACAATGTTTCATTCGCGCTGCGACGCGGTGAAATTCTCGGTATTGCCGGGCTGGTGGGCGCGGGGCGCACGGAACTGGTGTCCAGCCTGTTCGGTGTCTGGCCCGGAGCGCATGACGGTCAAGTCTTTCTGGAAGGCAAGGAGCTGAAAATCCGCACGCCGCGTGATGCGGTTCGACAGGGCATCTGCATGGTGCCGGAGGACCGAAAGAAGGATGGCATCCTGCCGATCATGCCTGTGGGCTATAATATGACGGTCTCCGTGCTGGATCGCTTTTCCTTGCGCGGATTGCTCGACAAGGAAGCGGAACTGGCCACGATCCAGCGCGAAATTCTGCGCCTCAAGGTGAAGACTGCCGATCCGATGCTGGAAATTGCGTCCCTGTCCGGTGGCAACCAGCAAAAGGCGGTGCTGTCGAAGATGATGCTGCCAGACCCCAAGGTGCTCATTCTCGATGAGCCGACGCGGGGCGTCGATGTTGGTGCGAAATATGAAATCTACAAACTGATCTTCGCACTCGCGAAACAGGGTGTCGCGGTGCTGATGGTCTCTTCCGAAATGCCGGAAGTTCTTGGCATCAGCGACCGTGTTCTCGTGATCGGCGAGGGCAGGCTGCGTGGCGATTTCCCCAATGAAAATCTTACCCAGGAGAAGGTGCTTGCCGCTGCAATCGGCAAACCGATGACCAATGCGGCCTGA
- a CDS encoding sugar ABC transporter permease produces the protein MTLTGKSLRKFLADYKIVALLIVVALIWALFAILTYDPEMGRSQFLTARNFSNLLRQMAITGMLASAMVFVIVAGEIDLSVGALLGLLGGVAAVLDVIYGWPLWATISTVLVLGVALGAFNGWLTAYLGIPSFIVTLGGQLVFRGIVLGIMGGVTIAPISPEFKYIGQGYLPGWLGNLCAIALFGVLILMTLRTRASKRKHNLQTLSSGMEVARLLGIGILILGFILILNSYQGVPVPVLILLVILGVFTVIAKQTVFGRHIYAVGSNTEATRFSGVNVNFVKMAVFALMGLMAAVAGLTTTSRLAAGTPSAGMGGELDAIASCFIGGTSMRGGVGSVLGALVGALIMSSLDNGMSMLGVDTFWQQIIKGSILVLAVYLDIVSSGTRRG, from the coding sequence ATGACATTGACGGGCAAAAGCCTTCGGAAGTTTCTGGCGGATTATAAGATTGTCGCGCTGCTGATTGTGGTTGCGCTCATCTGGGCATTGTTTGCGATCCTTACCTATGACCCCGAAATGGGACGTTCGCAGTTCCTGACGGCACGCAACTTCTCCAATCTTCTACGCCAGATGGCCATTACCGGAATGCTCGCATCTGCGATGGTTTTCGTCATTGTTGCCGGCGAAATCGATCTTTCTGTCGGCGCACTATTAGGGCTTTTGGGCGGTGTCGCCGCTGTTCTCGATGTGATCTACGGATGGCCCTTATGGGCGACGATCAGCACGGTTCTGGTTCTCGGCGTGGCGCTTGGCGCTTTTAACGGCTGGCTGACTGCCTATCTCGGCATACCGTCCTTCATCGTCACGCTTGGCGGCCAACTTGTGTTTCGCGGCATCGTGCTCGGCATTATGGGTGGCGTCACCATTGCGCCGATCTCTCCGGAGTTCAAATATATCGGACAGGGCTATCTGCCGGGCTGGCTTGGCAATCTCTGCGCCATTGCCCTGTTCGGCGTGCTGATCCTGATGACGTTGCGTACGCGGGCCAGCAAGCGCAAGCATAATCTCCAGACACTTTCATCCGGGATGGAAGTCGCAAGGCTTCTCGGTATTGGTATCCTGATCCTCGGTTTTATCCTGATCCTCAACAGCTATCAGGGTGTGCCGGTTCCGGTGCTGATCCTGCTGGTGATCCTTGGCGTCTTCACTGTCATTGCAAAACAGACCGTGTTTGGTCGCCACATCTATGCGGTTGGTTCGAACACCGAAGCGACGCGCTTTTCCGGCGTGAACGTCAATTTCGTCAAAATGGCAGTCTTCGCACTGATGGGGTTGATGGCGGCGGTGGCTGGCCTGACAACGACCTCACGCCTCGCGGCAGGCACGCCATCGGCAGGCATGGGCGGCGAACTTGACGCCATTGCCTCCTGTTTCATCGGCGGCACCTCCATGCGCGGCGGCGTTGGTTCCGTGCTGGGTGCACTGGTCGGTGCGCTCATCATGTCGAGCCTCGACAACGGCATGTCCATGCTCGGCGTCGATACGTTCTGGCAGCAGATCATCAAGGGGAGCATTCTTGTTCTGGCTGTCTATCTCGACATCGTATCTTCCGGCACGCGGCGTGGATAA